In one window of Longimicrobiaceae bacterium DNA:
- a CDS encoding LysM peptidoglycan-binding domain-containing protein, whose product LFGFEVVRYSAEVESQSMKEPLVGRIRLLSERPMAGWIAGLASVLVLGLSSPATLAGQSSSGVREAPARPTADDAIDWDFEPGERSGSPSASDLEERWATPFAVESRGRPAEREERAVVVRRSQLEVAADSGETAAVVEVEEGEGIRSRMTVLARGVTERTSDSSVVVAADEPSGAAAEDAGGAEEGREDEEEAAGGDEGDAAYRAEAGDTGSATDGGDKTDGDAADPADEADEPSDANAGEETPTQPRRAEMRTHRVVYGETWYGLARRYGVSSRELAAANPDVDPERLRAGTVLRIPGLRTHTVGPGDTLFGIARRYGVSADAIRKANEMEDDLVRLGRTLVIPD is encoded by the coding sequence ATTATTCGGGTTCGAGGTTGTTCGTTACTCCGCAGAGGTGGAATCGCAGTCCATGAAGGAGCCGCTGGTGGGGAGAATTCGTCTGTTGTCAGAGCGGCCGATGGCTGGCTGGATCGCCGGGTTGGCGTCCGTGCTCGTGCTTGGACTGTCGTCGCCAGCTACGCTGGCCGGGCAGAGCTCGTCGGGGGTAAGGGAGGCCCCGGCGCGCCCCACGGCGGACGACGCCATCGATTGGGACTTTGAGCCCGGCGAGAGAAGTGGATCCCCGAGCGCGTCTGACCTGGAGGAGCGCTGGGCCACGCCCTTCGCGGTAGAGAGCCGCGGCCGGCCGGCCGAGCGGGAGGAGCGCGCGGTGGTCGTGCGGAGGAGCCAGCTCGAGGTGGCCGCCGATTCGGGCGAGACAGCGGCGGTGGTGGAGGTGGAGGAGGGCGAAGGGATCCGTTCCCGCATGACCGTGTTGGCGCGCGGCGTGACGGAGCGGACCTCCGACAGCTCCGTCGTTGTCGCCGCCGACGAGCCAAGCGGTGCGGCGGCGGAGGATGCGGGTGGTGCGGAGGAGGGGCGTGAGGACGAGGAGGAGGCCGCCGGCGGAGACGAGGGTGATGCTGCCTACAGGGCCGAGGCAGGCGACACAGGGTCAGCGACCGACGGCGGGGACAAGACCGACGGCGACGCGGCCGACCCAGCCGATGAGGCCGACGAGCCGTCTGATGCAAACGCCGGCGAGGAGACGCCGACGCAGCCTCGGCGCGCCGAGATGCGCACGCATCGCGTAGTGTACGGCGAGACCTGGTACGGGCTGGCGCGGCGCTACGGCGTCTCCTCGCGCGAGCTGGCGGCCGCCAATCCCGATGTCGACCCGGAGCGTCTGCGCGCAGGAACGGTGCTACGCATTCCCGGCCTACGAACCCATACGGTCGGTCCCGGGGATACCCTCTTCGGGATCGCCCGCCGCTATGGCGTCAGCGCCGATGCGATCCGGAAGGCAAACGAAATGGAAGACGACCTCGTCAGGCTGGGTCGAACCCTGGTGATCCCGGACTAG